The region GCGAGACGCAACGGTGGCAGCACAACgttggtggaagaagaagggggctcgcgtggtggtgTCGCCGGAACAattgtagagagagagagagatggaGGAGATGCAGCACGTGCGAGGAAGAAGGAAAAGGGTTCGTTGTTTTgtgccctaattaaactatatggcctcagttcaattaataaccgaggcatatagccctATTTGGCCCCGGTTCAGTGTCACCCGAGGTCAAAGACGTAACAGCTATaacactttttggcttcgggttttgCTTGAACTGAGGCTTAAAAGTTGCttggaattgcaaaaatgccaccgcgccattatatgcttcggttccttgcCAACCGAgacctataaggcgaggtaaaaatgcaATTCTGCACTAGTAATATCCCAAATTTAGTAGATTTATACTACTAATTAAACTATTACAAGTTAGATATTAAGTAATAGATCATTGCATAAACATATAATATGTATTTACAATCTTCCAAAtctcaataatatatttagtttgTTAAAACATTTTAACGAGCTAAATGTTCTTAGTTTCTAGGATATATACTATGAGCATTTTAacttatgggttaaatatgtttttggtccctcaagtttcagtgaattttggaattagtccctcttcgaaactttataccaatttagtccttcatctttataaatgcgtgaatttagtccttcttaccaatttttattaagtttatttgacattttaaacacattttatgataatatttgagttaacattgaagcaaaaatgtgtcaaacggtataaacaattcaaatattatcatgaaatgtacttgaaacgtcagataaacttaacaaaatttggttaaaaggactaaattcatgcatttttaaagatgaaggactaaattggtataaaatttcgaagaatgactaattccaaatttcattaaaacttgagagaccaaaaacatatttaacccttaactTATTAATATAACTGtcaatcaattgatttcactaattaagtgaaatctatttattgtttgttatatCAAATCGGTTGAATGTATTAgagaatatatttatatatcaatcatTCAGTGCATGAAGAACTTAACttttttggaaaaaaagttttaatatgtAAGTGAGCTAAAAATGTGTGTGATATTGAGATGCTACCAAGATCAAACATTCTTGAGGATAAGTATGGTCTTCGTCTAAGAACTTGTGGGAGTTCTAAGCAAATCATTGCTCTGGTTGTTTTGTTCTTTAACCTTGTCTCGTAATTTCTTGCTTTTTTGGTAGGTTCCAGAGTTATGCAATAGGGTTTTGCATAGACTTAGCTTCTTCTAGGATTCAAAAAGTATGAATGTGATATTGTGTTGAGAATATTTTGTATCTTGTAATGTTTTGTTGATTAGTGGAACTATTTGCCGAAGATGCAAAATAGACTGAATGTAGTTCTTAAAGAGTGAACCAATCCTTTCTTGAATTCTTTGTCGATTTATATATTGATACTATGAAATGATTAATAAAGACATATTTTGAttagttgtatttttttcataatagaaaaaaaataaaataaagataatttggTTGCCAGACAATGCacaaagtaatatatataaaaaaataaaaaaataataatataactctTCTGCTCTATATATATGAGTCTTTCAAAAATATACTTGTGAGAACAACAACCTCATCCAAGACTATATTTACATTACAATTCATATCTTGTAACAATCCCACTAACATATATCCACAAACTGGAATTGCATGTGTATTTGAATAAAGGATGCTCCTTATTTTTTTTCGTTTCTCTGATTTGCATTGATCATTCAAATTTTGTAACCTTCGTTTAAGCTTCTAGATAATCTACatcaatgaaaaagaaaaaaaactcatggacaagacaaaaaaaaaacactacaacgtacaaaacaaaaacacttaTTGACATTTATCAATTATTCTTTTCAACGCGTGCTTAGAAGAACAAAAGAGTTTGAATtgctttgattatatatatatatatatatatatatatatatatatatatatatatatatatatatatatatatatatatatatatatatatatatatatatatatattaaaggtAAAGAGAGTTTTTATTCGACTTTGTGtaatttagtttataatatGCAATTAAATAAACAATGATTTAATATAGGATTATAATATATTCGAACTAATCTTAATTATTTGCTTAATAGGTTTagttaatcaattttataaaagtggcacagttattaaatatattatgcaATACTAATAGagtttcatttaaatattagtCCATCTTTCAAATTTTGACTAAATTTAATCCTTCAATTCTACAAATGTGTAGATTTAATACTTTCAatcaaatttagtttaatttatttaacatttcaaacacattttatgataacatttgagttgtttatattatttgatacatttttcactttaatattaattaaaaatcgaatttaaaaaatatttaaaatgtaaaataaatttaaaaaagttgattaaaataattaaatttacatattactAAAGAGGAGAtcaaattagttcaaaattttaaggagatattcattttaatttccaaGTTTCTAAAGTAAATATGATGTTTACTCTATTGTTCAATCGTATCTATCATTtagattaattaaatatttcagtGGCCACAAAATTAAACCCATTTTAGTAAACTGTTAATTGATATTCGTATTCTTATCTATGTTATCAGGAGTCGTCAGGGTTGCAACATATATAATGATGATATTCCATTGACAAAAGACAAAcagttgaaaagaaaaacttaatttGTCATAGCTTTTTCGGCCCAAGGTATCTTCTAATGTCATAGAATCTAATTTTATCAGGCCTTTTTTATTTAGAACTTTGTGGTTCTGTTTATAAAATGCCATTAAAAAGGTAGAAGAAGGTATAtttggataaaagaaaattcataaaaagttaaaaaaaaaataaaaataaagataaaaaatatagtaaattctaaattaaaaaataaaaaataaaaataaaaacttagaaatgttttattttttatgaattaattttaactttttaaatgtttatttcatttgctttcttttatttacCTTAGAATTTGTTTAAAAGTCCATATGAAAGAAGCCTGTATAaacattcaattttttcttacttGTCTTAACAGGCTTGCCTCAATCTTATCACTAGACAACTTGGGTGAGATTACTTTACTTCTCAATTGATCTATATAATATAatggaaaaattattttcaaccaAATATTTGTTTATCATGGGTGAATGTCATTAGTCACATATAATGAAACTTAAGTTTTAATATTTgcttaaaattatttatctcttaaagtaaataatataaataaattttaatttccatttaagtgaaaaaagaattttttttatgttaatagtTTTATCATTCAAATTTTATGAATAGTTCATGTGACGTATTTCTCCATTCTGCAACTTAGGAAATGATAAGTTTTAATAATTACTAAAGTTTAGACAATTTTCAGCCTTTTAATATTACTCAGGTCACTTACTATTAATGTCTTATATGTTcctaagattaattttttatgtcttaTACGTTCATAAGATTACTCAAAATCTATCAAGTATTGTTCAAATGTTGGAGAAAAGTTATAAGATctcctttgaaaataaatatatgtgtgATCAAAGATGCTAACAACCTCGAAGTATTCAAAGTCCACatgaaagataaaagatttgCGTTGGATTTGATGAAGGAGGAATGTGCCACAAATAAAGTAAGTATGAAAGAAAGATCAAAatcagaagaaaataaatatctCTGAAAGAAAGTAGATGTCCAAGTGAAGAAAATAGATGGAGGTCCACATTCTAATATTCATAAAAGGTCCAATGTCACTACCATGAAATCCACAATTGACATAGAAGATGATGCTGATAGAAGAAGAAACACAAAGAAGAATAtcaaattgaagaaagatgtAATGCcatggaagaaagagaaaaacaataattgcaagcacaaaaagagaagaaaacaaacacCAAAAGATggataattaaaatcaaatatgaagatataaaatttaaataaacatatataagtaAGGAGGAATGTtgaaaatattacttaatatcttttttatttaaattagtttctaggaaatattttagttttagaaattaactattattttatattaagagtgagatattgtaaatattttatacttgatatcctatttatattttgctttatatatagggtatatcaataaaatacaaaatatgttCTTCCGTATAACATATTACATATGTTAGGAATTTTAGggtttttgaaaatatgagagagatgggagagatatatgtgatatgttatacggagaaacatgtttttgtattttattgataccTTATATATaagagcaaaatataacaaatatcaagtataaaatatttagaatatctcattcctaatctaaaataatagctaatttctaaaattgaaacatatctctaaaacttaaatattttctaaaaactaatttaaataaaaaagatattaagtaatattctcaatATTCCTCCTTgcttaatatttgtttatttaaattttttatgttcaaatttgattctccatcttttctccatcttttgatgcttgattttctcctctttttgtgcttgtaatatttgtttttctctttcttccatgacaccacatctttcttcaatttggcatcatccttcatatttcttcttatatcagcatcatcttctttttctttgtctaGTGTGGATTTCATTGGAGTGACATTAGACCTTTtgtgaatattaaaatgtgaacCTCCATCTACTTTCTTCACTTGGACATCTACTTTCTTCCAGAGATATTTATCTTCTGATTTTGATCCTTCTTCCATACTCACTTTATTTGTAACACATTCCTCCTTCATAAAATCCAGCGCAAATCTCTTGTCTTTCATGTAGACTTTGAATACCTCTATGTTGTTAGCATTTTTTTATCacacatactttattttcaaaggagACCTTATAACCTTTCTCTAACAATTGAGCAACACTTAACAAATTCTAGGTAATCTTAGGAACATATAAgatatcaaaaattaatttatacctgaatgagttttaattgaaattgttcATGTACCTTTCACAACAAGTTGTTCTCAATTCCAATTCTTACCttggaaatatttgatttattgagCTCCTTGAAAATTTCTCTATCATGAGACATGTGGTTTGTGCAACTACTATCTATAATCCAATCTTTTGTAGATTCATTGGTTGTGACACATGATGTTGTAAGAAGTAGTTCTTCCTTTGATTTATCCTCCACTGATTTATCCTCCACAATTTGAACATCTTCTTGAGAGTTTTTAGATTTACATACCTTTTTCACATGTCCCAATTGACCGCATTTGTGACATTTGACATCTGGCCTCCACCAATACCAGTTGGGTTGATGACCTTTTCTCTTACAATGGGGACAAGATGAAAAAACttgtttgttgttgtatttgctccttctattttttcttgacTATGAGAGCATTCTCTtcaatgtaatttaaattaccttCAACCACCTCATGATCTTCTCTCATCAATCTTCGTTGCTTTTGTGCTTGCAAGGCATGTATCACCTTTGTAAAGGTAATTGTAGACAAATCTTTTGTGTATTCTAAGGAAGCAATAGATGCCTCAAATCTTTCTGGCACCGTCATCAGAATTTTCTCAACGAGTTTGGAATTTGGAAATTCCTTTCCCAACAATTTTGTCTTGTGGGCAATgcccaacaatttgtttgagtaTTCTTTGATTGTCTCCGactctttcattctttgcatctcgaactcccttatcaagttcaaaactttcatgcattGAATCTTCTCGTTTCCTTCATATTTTGCTTTCAAGTATTCCCAAATTTCTTTGGGAGACTTTAGAGTCATGATCTTGATCATAATCATTTGTGAAACACTTGCGAACAAGCATGATTTTGCCTTTGCCTTTCTCGTTTTCTTGTCTTTATGCACTTTTATTTGAGCCACGATGGGATTTTCAGACAAGAGAACATCATCTTCCTCCAGACTTCCCATAGATCTAGCCCCTCTATATATGTTTGCATCCTTACCGCCCATAGATCATAGCTTTCACCATCAAAGAGTGGAATAGTGACATGTGACATATTTCCTTCCATTCTATCGGCAATAAGAAtaatggctctgataccacttaatgggatttttagggcttttgaaaatatgagatatGAGATAGatgagagatatatgtgatatgttatacggaggaacatgtttttgcattttattgatatatcctatatatagaataaaatataacaaatatcaaatatcaaatatttagaatttctcactcctaatctaaaataataactaatttctaaaaccgaaacatatttaaaactgaaatattttctaaaaactaatttaaataaaaatgatattaagtaatattttcaGCAACATATATCTCTCATTTATCTCGTATCTCTGATATCTTTAGCAGTCCTAAAAATTCCAACACCTATAATCTTCTAGAGCTTCTAAAAAGTCTCAGGTTTCATAACTTTAGttatcaaattttcaatatgATTCTAGGTTCTGTAATGTACCAACTTGACTTCTCCATCTTTTATAAGAATATTcgttttaagttaaaaataacaacCTTTCACCAAGCTCCTCAAAACTAGTTTCAATCAAGCTCCATAAATCCTTCGCAAATAGAAAAAAGTTTCATCAACTCACTCCAATAATGATAATGTAGACCATCAAAGTGGAGAATTTTGTCTTAGATCTTTTTGACAATCTTTGTGTTGTATTCTCTTCTCTCTTAGCTAATTGCAACTTAGTTAAATATATCAGGTCTGGTTTAAACTCTGATATCAGCTTGTAAggaataataaaagtatataaaactTGTAAATTGATTGATATTTTATTGTACCAAAATAGTTATAACCTTTATAGAACATATAACAACAAATACCTCTTCATTTCGTAGTTTCTTTATGTCAATATATAGTATTATCATTTACTTCATAACCTCAAAAACCTCTTCAATGCAAAAGATAGACACACAATATTGACATAAATCAAACATGTTTGCACGATCAATGTGATTCTGCTGATTGGAAATGAGACCAGTACTCTTTCACAAGTTGCTTGAACAGCGATCCTTCTTTCGTCATCAACTTCGTTGGTTCATCATACTCCACCAACCTTCctgtaaaacaaataaaatgataaaaaaaaaatcttcacaTTTATTCTAATAAAAGATTTCAAGTGTGAAAAACGAGTACCCCATATTCCAGAAGGTGTCTAAATCAACTAACCCATTGTTTATCACATTAACCTTTAACTATTGAATGTAAGTAAACTATATGCCAAACAGCATGCCTATGCAATGCATGGTTGTGCCAAACCAAGTGGAAAGGTTTAGTTTGATATTAACATAAGAAAATGGGTTATGGATAATTTGATAAAGATTTGTTGAAAAGGATaaaggttttgtttttctatatcCAAATTACCATCACTGATTGAAAGAACCATAGTGCAATCCATCACAGTTGGTATCCTGTGTGCTACTGTAATCACTGTGCAATCTGCAAACTCAGTCCTGATTGTTTTCTGTAAAATCAAATCAGTTGCATTGTCAATGGAAGCAGTAGCTTCATCCAACACCAATATCCTACTTCTCCTTAAAAGTGCACGCCCCAAACAAAATAATTGCCTTTGTCCCATGCTCCAGTTTGATCCATCTTCAACAACTGCATAACAACATTTTTCTAGTTGTTATTAACCAGGTAAGTTACTTATGACATAATATCACCATCAATATTTCAGAAAACAGTTTATGACCACAATTGTGGCTGCATCAACCTCATTTCTGCACAATTTCCCACAATACTATGTATCGTGACAAAACCCAACTGAAATTTCAAACCTTGATTACCATAACGTTGGCAATAATATTACCTGGGGAGTTTAGGCCCTGAAATTTCTCTTGGACAACTTCTCGTAACTGGCATTTCCCAAGAACCTTcatattgatgaaaaaattaGGCTACATTTGGAAAGTTAAGCACAAAATAAAGAGAATGTGGTTGGTTTTACCTCCCATATCTCGTGATCAGAGTATTGGGATAAAGGGTCCAAATTATATCTAACAGTCCCATTAAAAAGAGTAGGATCCTGAGGTATAACTCCAAAACGTGACCTCAAATCATGAAGGCCAATAGAAGATATGTCTATGCCATCAACTACAATTTTTCCACCTGCTGCCTCCACCAGACGAAATAATGCACTGATAAGAGTGGACTTTCCACTGCCTGTTCTTCCAACGATTCCAATCTTGTGTCCTGCTTCAAATGTGCATGTGATTCCATGAAGTATAAGTGGTCCATCAGGCCTGTATCGTACCTGTTTTTgtataaacaagaaaattacATAAGCATATCATTACATATTTGAACACTGAGATTCACATTTTAAGTAAGTTCCAACTACCTGCAAGTCATTTAGTTCTACTTTACCAGCAACTGGCCAATCTGAAGGAGGACGATTTCCTTCTACTACTTCTGGGGCCTCACTCGGTATATGCATATACTGATTTATCCTCTCTACAGAAATTATGTAATTTGCTAGATTGCATTGACTCTGAATTGAAAATACTAGTTGAGCATTGAGTGTAAGGCCATAAGAGAGAGCCATGCCAATGAATCCTAGAACAgaagatatttaaaattaatatacttGCATCAAGAGAGATAATGATACTGTTtggtgataaaagaaaaatactattAAGATAATTGTAGCGCTAAAAACCATGATATTTCACATATAACATGACAGAAGTCTCACCAGAGCTGAAAGTCCCTGGTGGAAGTGTAACCATGCATAGTGCTGTGGAGGAAAGAAGTACTGCACTAACTATTTCCAATCTCTGGATCAGCCACTCATTTGAGGCAAAACTATGGAAGAAGGGACTAGCATTGATGTCAATTAGATCAAGACTCTTCTCAAAGAAACGATTGTCTTCTTCAAAGGCTCTTATTGTCACAACTCCAGCATTAGTTTCAGCTACATGATTAGCTACAAAGGACTTTGTTGTGCCATTCATCCGCATCACTTCTTTTGCAGTGGAAAAGTAATATTTCtagttttaaaaatgaaatacttTGTTCAGTATCTGATATTAAACACACTAAAAGATCAACAAAAAGTTACCAAAAGATAAAAGCTAACAGAACAACGAGCATTATATGGTCAAATTTGATAACTTTCCCAATGCCAGTCAAAATAGAAGACACTATTTTAGTATCACAACACTTTTAAAAGAAGAATTTGCCATTACCTGCAAGCGTATTGCAATGTAAACCATCGGTACAGCGATAAACAAGATTTGCCAAGTGATAATTGCTAAAACCATGAGGTTGGTATAGAAGTTTGTAGTACCTCCCACAGTATAAGCAATAATAAAAGGGATATCAATATCCATAATGCTTAGATCTGATGAGACCTGCATAGGAAATCACTATCAAAATATCATCACAATTCACAGCATGGAAAGAAATCATTTAATATACATACCCTACTAAGGATTCTTCCCAATGGTGTAGAGTCATAAAAGGACATCGGTGCACGAAAAAGGGAGTTCGTTAActgtaaaaacaaatattttgatgACTGAATGCCCAAGGCAACTAGAAGTAGAGTTCTGATGAGCAAGAAAACAGTAGAAAGAGCCCCAATCATGCAGTAAACAACAATCAGCCGCAATGTGCTAACTTGGTTATTGTCAACATTAGCAGCCATCCATGAGTTCTGCAGTATCTGGCAAATGACAAACAAGAGGTGACAAAGAGAAGTCACAAAGAAGTATATATAGCCTTTCGTCTGATTCAGATACTGAAGGTAAGGCTTCAACCCTGTGTCTCctatctctctctcttcttcctttatTAACTGATTTCCATATGTCTCTTTTAATTGATTCTCCTTGGAAGCTTGTGTAATCTCTTTAGCAGATATTGAAGGCCTCTTGGAAGACGAAACATTCATAGGCTTGTTAGAACCAGCAGTTTTCTTGTGAGCATTAACAAGATCTTGGAATTCTCGGCTTGTGGACAACAAATGATGATAAGGAGCAGATTCTAGGATTTCCCCATTTGACATCAACTgaggaaaagataaaaaaaacaaacttcaCTTCAGTAACTTCCAATTCATTACTAATTTACTATCACTAGTTATGTGCAGGAAAGTGAGAAAAGAAGAACTTTAGCATAACCATGTCCTGGTTTCATTGAATTACCAAAACAGAATCAAACGCTGGTAGAAAGTCAACTTGATGAGTCACGAGTAAAACAGTTTTCTCTTTAAGACCATCCATGATGTATTCCTGCAAAATTTAGAACCATGTTTGAATATAAAGAATGTCTCATATTATAGTGTGTGAAATAAGGAGGATGACATTACATTAAACAAATTTGTTGCAGTATGTGCATCAACAGCACTAAATGGATCATCCAAAAGATATACATCAGCATTCTGATAAAGAGCACGTGCAAGTTGAATTCGCTGCTTTTGACCTCCACTTAAGTTAACTCCTCTCTCACCTATTTGTGTGAGGTCTCCATGGGGAAACAGCTCCAAATCCTTTAGTAGTGAAGATCTACGAAGTGTTTCTTGATATCTATGACCATCCAAATCTgatccaaacaaaatattttcccGTATAGTACCAGTCTGTATCCATGCTGTTTGAGAAACATATGCA is a window of Vigna unguiculata cultivar IT97K-499-35 chromosome 4, ASM411807v1, whole genome shotgun sequence DNA encoding:
- the LOC114182212 gene encoding ABC transporter C family member 10-like is translated as MEDFWSMACGETDCPGNGGKPPFCYDFKFLKDPSTCTIQFLIICFDVLLMIMLAFILIQKSLFKPFRGQFQVERYSNLQVLSAMTNGFLGLLYVCLGIWVLEEELRKRHTLFPLKLWLAELFQGFRWLFVGLSVSLQLKQLSRSWLWLFSLVTLFVSFIFCVLSMSYAISSRKLIFKEALDFLSLPVSMLLLLCTYKVHKREDTDGEIDEGLYDPLNDHCSEVDPDNHVTPFAKAGFLSKMSFWWLNPLMKRGQEKTLQDEDMPKLRESDRTESCYLSFLERLNREKGKEPLSQSSVLWTIVWCHRREILMTGFFALLKVLSLSTGPVLLNAFILVSEGNGSFKYEGYVLVISLFIIKIIESLSQRQWYFRSRLVGMKVRSLLTAAIYKKLLRLSSAARLTHSGGEIMNYVTVDAYRIGEFPYWFHQSWTTCLQICIAVVILFHAIGIATISSLVVIVLTVLCNTPLAKLMHKLQSKLMVAQDERLKASSEALTNMKVLKLYAWETHFRKAIERLRNLELKLLRSVQLKKAYNIFLFWSSPVLVSAASFGTCYFLNIPLHANNLFTFVATIRLVQEPITAIPDVIGVVIQAKVAFARIIQFLNAPELQSANFRNKSFDGSKGSIKIKSADFSWEGNESKSTLRNINLEIRHGQKFAICGEVGSGKSTLLATILGEVPMIKGTIEVYGKFAYVSQTAWIQTGTIRENILFGSDLDGHRYQETLRRSSLLKDLELFPHGDLTQIGERGVNLSGGQKQRIQLARALYQNADVYLLDDPFSAVDAHTATNLFNEYIMDGLKEKTVLLVTHQVDFLPAFDSVLLMSNGEILESAPYHHLLSTSREFQDLVNAHKKTAGSNKPMNVSSSKRPSISAKEITQASKENQLKETYGNQLIKEEEREIGDTGLKPYLQYLNQTKGYIYFFVTSLCHLLFVICQILQNSWMAANVDNNQVSTLRLIVVYCMIGALSTVFLLIRTLLLVALGIQSSKYLFLQLTNSLFRAPMSFYDSTPLGRILSRVSSDLSIMDIDIPFIIAYTVGGTTNFYTNLMVLAIITWQILFIAVPMVYIAIRLQKYYFSTAKEVMRMNGTTKSFVANHVAETNAGVVTIRAFEEDNRFFEKSLDLIDINASPFFHSFASNEWLIQRLEIVSAVLLSSTALCMVTLPPGTFSSGFIGMALSYGLTLNAQLVFSIQSQCNLANYIISVERINQYMHIPSEAPEVVEGNRPPSDWPVAGKVELNDLQVRYRPDGPLILHGITCTFEAGHKIGIVGRTGSGKSTLISALFRLVEAAGGKIVVDGIDISSIGLHDLRSRFGVIPQDPTLFNGTVRYNLDPLSQYSDHEIWEVLGKCQLREVVQEKFQGLNSPVVEDGSNWSMGQRQLFCLGRALLRRSRILVLDEATASIDNATDLILQKTIRTEFADCTVITVAHRIPTVMDCTMVLSISDGRLVEYDEPTKLMTKEGSLFKQLVKEYWSHFQSAESH